A single window of bacterium DNA harbors:
- a CDS encoding DUF4258 domain-containing protein has product MLDGIIRKIREGLYEYSQHAVDQSIVRMISNHEVREAIFHGKIIEDYPDDKYGPSCLIFGKTTKGRPIHVQCSYPSRPLIKIITVYEPNPALWINWEIRR; this is encoded by the coding sequence GTGCTCGACGGGATTATCAGGAAAATACGAGAAGGCCTGTATGAGTATTCACAGCATGCAGTAGATCAAAGTATTGTACGGATGATTTCAAATCATGAGGTACGGGAAGCTATTTTTCATGGTAAAATAATAGAGGATTATCCAGACGATAAGTATGGTCCAAGTTGCCTTATCTTTGGCAAGACTACCAAAGGGCGTCCGATTCATGTTCAATGCAGTTATCCATCTCGTCCGCTTATCAAGATAATAACTGTTTACGAACCGAATCCCGCCTTATGGATCAATTGGGAGATCAGGAGGTAA
- a CDS encoding YgiT-type zinc finger protein yields the protein MKCDLCGGPLEDRTISYAIEYEGHLHIIEHVPVKECLQCGERLYSPQTVEKIQNAIWHGQKPDKVIETPVIDYASIDMNTDL from the coding sequence ATGAAATGCGACCTTTGCGGAGGGCCATTAGAAGATCGAACAATCTCTTATGCAATCGAGTATGAGGGACATTTGCATATCATTGAACATGTGCCAGTTAAGGAGTGTTTGCAGTGTGGTGAGAGACTGTACTCTCCTCAAACTGTTGAAAAAATCCAAAACGCTATCTGGCATGGTCAGAAACCGGACAAAGTTATTGAAACACCAGTCATTGACTATGCATCTATTGATATGAATACGGATCTGTAA
- a CDS encoding tetratricopeptide repeat protein: MFNDVLWTLDNEMDDRRFERLCTDLLAREGYKDIVPIGGVRDRGRDAEVRLWKGIKATGGVTFFQYSLEKRWEVKVNRELKKVKENGHIIHFYVFVTSQKVTGEKRDKLAEITATTYEWQLLIYDREWLRHRLEEVHPDLAAKYLGITNVMGQKYPASKLKTTISQGKKNEKAWQLYLQKEYEAAVVEFNGLLKKNDQDAITWHALAECQYALFRYNDALISINHSISLKEDNEHSLALKACILTEYGIQKREKAHLLLAKDIFKKIAEKSNHWSAHYNYANTLHALGDYEGAKQELLIALDCNSQQPEIWTNLGTTYSHLQDHKKEIDCYNKALAINKNLFQALVSKGITLLRVFGKAEESIQLLRHAIESDEIAAVNWIHIWYWLGRAYYESNDLQKALREVNAGLAIAPHHDGLLRLKSLILSQLWRKDSHFINEALSFFEFRVALSDMDYDSFAELVRLYNAKGQDEVVWSLLEKYINRYKKGFLKYIKFMGHSLEEYLIGLRYLSAYERFRLICSIQEYIKLLNLHTISPDDDFKDALFIVCSIPFGLACNTLAKIPQNQRNRVTIKEVQSIIFNLLKSSLPKVSIKLLQSVRVDVIEQLSEKLSQILFIWSDIALLESSRQIGYIGGIFGISAKELDDSIVGTDEDLGNWYKDVLIETLSEINKQLKIFKE; encoded by the coding sequence ATGTTTAATGATGTCTTATGGACTCTCGATAATGAAATGGACGATAGGCGCTTTGAGCGGCTGTGTACAGATTTACTAGCCCGTGAGGGCTATAAAGATATAGTACCTATTGGTGGCGTTCGTGACCGGGGCCGAGATGCTGAAGTTCGCCTATGGAAGGGGATAAAGGCAACTGGTGGAGTAACCTTTTTTCAATATTCTCTTGAAAAAAGGTGGGAAGTTAAGGTGAACCGAGAGCTTAAAAAGGTGAAAGAGAATGGCCATATAATTCATTTTTATGTTTTTGTGACTAGCCAAAAGGTAACAGGCGAAAAAAGAGACAAACTTGCAGAGATAACTGCAACCACATATGAATGGCAGTTGCTCATTTACGACCGTGAATGGTTACGCCATCGACTTGAAGAAGTGCATCCTGATCTAGCTGCAAAATACCTTGGCATCACAAATGTAATGGGACAAAAATATCCTGCATCAAAACTAAAGACAACAATATCACAAGGCAAAAAAAACGAAAAGGCTTGGCAGCTTTATCTACAGAAAGAATATGAAGCCGCTGTAGTAGAGTTCAACGGGTTACTAAAGAAAAATGATCAAGATGCTATAACCTGGCATGCATTGGCTGAGTGTCAGTATGCACTCTTCCGCTATAATGATGCTCTTATTAGTATAAACCATTCAATTTCCTTAAAAGAGGATAATGAGCATAGCCTAGCATTAAAAGCTTGCATTCTGACAGAATATGGGATTCAAAAGAGGGAAAAAGCCCATCTTTTGTTAGCCAAGGACATATTTAAAAAAATAGCTGAAAAAAGTAACCATTGGTCTGCCCATTATAATTATGCGAATACCTTGCATGCATTAGGTGATTATGAGGGTGCAAAACAGGAACTCCTCATTGCTCTTGACTGTAATTCACAACAACCGGAGATATGGACAAATTTAGGTACAACTTATTCTCATCTACAAGACCATAAGAAAGAAATCGATTGTTACAATAAGGCCCTTGCTATTAATAAAAACCTTTTCCAGGCATTAGTGAGTAAAGGGATAACCTTGCTAAGGGTGTTTGGAAAGGCAGAAGAGTCTATTCAGCTTTTAAGACACGCCATAGAGTCTGATGAAATCGCAGCAGTAAATTGGATCCATATCTGGTATTGGTTAGGTAGAGCTTACTATGAATCAAATGACTTACAAAAAGCATTACGGGAAGTCAATGCAGGTTTGGCAATTGCACCTCATCATGATGGACTTCTTCGTTTAAAATCCTTGATCCTATCACAATTATGGAGAAAAGACTCTCACTTCATCAATGAAGCATTGTCATTTTTCGAATTCCGTGTTGCTTTATCAGACATGGACTATGACAGCTTTGCAGAACTCGTGAGACTATATAATGCTAAGGGCCAAGATGAGGTGGTTTGGAGCCTACTGGAAAAATATATTAATCGATATAAAAAGGGGTTCCTAAAATATATAAAGTTCATGGGACATAGCTTAGAAGAATATCTTATTGGTTTAAGATATCTTTCTGCTTATGAGAGATTTAGATTAATCTGTTCTATTCAAGAGTACATAAAGTTACTAAACCTCCATACAATCTCACCTGATGATGATTTTAAGGACGCGTTATTTATCGTCTGTTCCATTCCATTTGGTCTTGCATGTAATACCCTTGCAAAAATTCCACAAAACCAGCGAAATAGAGTAACAATAAAAGAAGTACAATCCATTATTTTTAACCTGTTAAAATCTTCTCTTCCAAAAGTTAGTATAAAGTTATTACAATCAGTTAGAGTTGATGTTATAGAGCAACTATCAGAAAAATTATCTCAAATTCTTTTTATTTGGTCTGATATAGCACTTTTAGAGTCAAGTAGACAAATTGGATATATTGGAGGAATTTTTGGAATATCCGCAAAGGAATTAGACGATTCAATAGTAGGAACAGATGAGGATCTCGGTAATTGGTACAAGGATGTTTTGATTGAAACTTTATCCGAAATCAACAAGCAATTAAAAATTTTTAAGGAGTAA